In Rhodamnia argentea isolate NSW1041297 chromosome 1, ASM2092103v1, whole genome shotgun sequence, the genomic window CTCCTCTGTCCTCCTCTATTCAATGAGCTCCCCAATGTAGTTTCATGCAATTTGCTGCTCTGTCGAGCTCTTTGCTCCTTCTATCTGTTTTGCTCGGCCTTCTTAGCATGTTGCTTGGATCCGATTAAACATGATGAAAGGCCATATGCATGTGAAGGAAATTACTCATTCACGTCGAAGAAGGGCCCTATTCAAATGAATTAGAAGTTAAGGGGCTTAACTGAACAACCGTAAGTTGTGACAAGTGCAAGGGCAATTTTGACCCCCTTGTTGACACataagggaaaaacaaaaggaaaggtgGAGAGAACAATGAcaagagaaaaggcaaaatgagaaatggttgttcttttccttccaactgtaggttgcgtttggttgtctggaattttttatatcaaataGGATAAAGGCCGGATAGAATAATTATCGGATTTGTAATACCATATGCTATGTTTGGTAAATATCGGGATACAACATGGATATAGACACCTCGAATTAAGTCTTCATACTCTGTCAACAAAGTCAGTTGCTTGCACGAGGACTCGCCTCTACTGTCACAGCCATCACTATCATCCAATGCCTGTTATCATCTAACCTCGCAGCTTGCCATTAAGCAACTCCAAAGCTGAAGACGTGGCACTTGTGTCGTCTAACCTTGCAAATGTCCAACTGTTCTCTCCAAAATCCCCCAAAGATGAAAACGAGTTTGTCCATCCCGAAACAAGAAGTATCTTCCAATTTCTAGACATGAACATCGTATTCAAGCCAAAATTTGAATCTTGCGGACCTTGCAGCAATTGAGAGATTGTATAAAAGTGACAACTCAAAAGCATCCTCAAACTCCGACTTCATATTGGAAATGCCATCTTTTCTGACTGACCCGgactctctttcttcctctgatCTGGGCCTGATCAAGGATCCCGGAATGCAAATTCCCAGGCTTATCAGAGAATGCCATAGGTAATTAATAAAGAGATGCACGTATCGAATCTTTGCTTTAAAAGTAGCACTAGTATTAGCAGGAGGAGGAGCACTAGGAGTTTTCTCATTTCATATGTCCACCTACTACTCGAAAGCCAAGCCAAAGAGGTCAGCTTTACTGAAGAAGAAGGGGCGGAGTCTCAACTACCACACTACCATACACCAGTAGCACTCCATGAGTGGATTAGTTGACTGACTAAACTGAGACTCTCTTTGACATCAATCACTATACTAAAGAAAgtatgaaaaatcataagagAAGGAATGGTGCAACTGATGGCTACCATTGGAAGTTGGATTCGAGCTAAGATGGAGCGACGATGGTGGGCATCAAACTCGAAGAACTCCACAAACAACTGTTCTCTACTCCGAGCTCATCAAATCGACCGAAGCAGACCTCAGTCACTAGAATATCTTCGTCCACGGCCTCGGCTTGGACACCACAGACGATATTATGACCTTTGTGTGAAGCCGTTCAGCCCATTGATCCGATGGACTCGACGGGTctagatagagagagagcgtTAGACGGATGGGGACGATGGCTAGGTGGCAATGCGACGTCGAATGACGATGGACTTCGCTTAGTCTCTGTCCTCCGAATCCTTTATCATCTACTTTTTgctcacttttttcttttctttttcttctttatctttgaaATTCTTATCTTGTCCGGATCTATCCCACCCCGATAGGTGAGATTATTTTATCCGGGCTATATTCGGATTATATCCGGACAAATCCGGATTTTGCGTTCCGACAAACACTAGATAGGATACAAGTTATCCTATCTAGAGCATATCTGCTCTACCAAAACGTAGCCTTAAATTTTAAGCGGTCAGTGTTCGCATGGTAACACTATGGCTTTCGGTCGGTCTTGTCTGCATCACTAAAGAGAGGTCGGTGTGAAGAGACCCTTTGATAAGGGAGGACCGTTGATGGTGGATGACATCTTTTATGGAGCATGCGGAATGCGCTTGGATTAAAGAAGTCTACAGAGGAACAAGGATGGAGTGAGAATCTTTATGAAAAGGATGAAGTCTACAGGTGGATATCTTTCTTTGGCAGCTTTTACGCCGATAACCTGATCTATTTCCATTATCATTATGTGAGATGGGAATGACTCCTTTGCCTTCTTATTGCTCATTGAACTTTTGGAAACTATCAATTGAAAATATGTTTCTCTTGTTGGAAATATAGTGTAACCAAAGACTCATTCACAAGATAGATGTATCTTGAAGAAAATTTCGACAGTTTCCATcgtttttttgttgatttgtgAAAGGATAAATTTTACTATATATGCCTGAGGAGGTGCAAACACACATTTAACAAAAGTGGAAAGACCAAAAAACCTCCTCTTTTACATAAAGAATCCCTAGATGGATAATACACATTCCAATTGATCGAGCTTGAATCTAATTGTTTTGTCCTGAAGCAAGGATATCCACAAAACGATTCGGAATATATAGATATTCACGATCAAGAAGTTATTGAATTGTCTTTCGGATAggccctcaaaggaggaaggcTGGAATGCCAATAGCCGTGTAATATTGAATTTAGGAATTTATAAAAGCTTTTGTGTCCCTGAAAATCATTATGCGATAGGACTGTACTTCCTCAACAGTCTTTTTGTTCCTTCCATTCCAAATTGGCCTAAATGTGGGGAAAACAAAGATGGAACCGTTCTTGTTGCAAGGTACTTTGTGCAGTCCAAATAGCTTTCCATGACCAATCCACCTGTAGGGAAGCTTAAGAAGTTGTCTAAATCTATTGTGTCCAAGGCAGTGTGGACAGAGGTGCACACCAATTTCCTCTTCCCTCCGGTGAAAGATCATTGGTTTGCCAATGTTACTCAAATTGTGATATTAGACAATTTTCTAAAGGTGGAAGATGATCTACTACCAAGGCACAAAGGAGGTGCCAACCATATATAGAAAGAGCTCGAGAACCCAAAAAGAGCTCAACTTCAGTCACCCAGACAGTGCATCTACCATGTTGATCAAAGAGTTTACCTCCAAAAGTAAACTTCTATTATACCAAAAATGTGGGATTCTTAACCGATTTTCAATAATTACATTAAAAGAGGGCTGCTCTCCTTCAATGACCCTCGAATCCTGAATTGCTTCTCAAATTGGTTCACAGGTGAGAGCTTAGTTCGAAACCCGGCACAAGCaataaaatggagaaaaaaccTCACATTTCTGTCAACCAAGTTgatagagagagcgagaggaaAAGGGGAAGAGGGGGGGGAATAGGGGGATATTAGGAGGACTTCTAAAGATTTTTAGTCCAGGTTGCACCAAACATATAATAGGATTTTCTGCAATCGGGAAGATATTAGGAGGATTTCTATCTCACTTTGTCTTATCATAACGCAATCTTGAGGGAAGATGAAATATGTGGAGAGAAAACACCAAATATGACACAACATTAGACATTTGACTCATACAAGGATCATAACACGTTTTCGTCAAATCAATAGTCAACATTTGACTTTCTAAATTATAATTATGATGTTGTCAATGAGCATGAGTTGACGTGTATTATACATATAGCTACTACATGGTCATACAAATTTCTAACCCTTGACGTAGTTTTCCAAATATCTTCATTGCCTATGAATGCATTGCTTGTCCTTGGTAATCTTGTTAAACCATACGTGTTTATAAAAAACAACATTTTTCATGCAGTGATCAccgcttttttattttatttagcaAATCGAAAATGTAACTTTACAGATGTGATCTTCGTAAAGGCAATTAGAGTTCTCTTCTATCTCAAATATACATGTTTGGGGTTGACCTTAGTGTAGCGGTAAAAGGTTGCTCCATTGCAGTTGAGGTTACGAGTTCAAGCCACGGAAACAACTTCTTTGGGAAACTAGAGGTGGGTTGCGCACATCAACTTCTCCTCAGACACTCAGTACGAGGAGCGTTGTGTGTTGGAGCACTATTTATGTTGCTAGTATGTATTTTGTTCATCTTCCACTTCCTCAAATTAGCTTTCTTGTGGACTATAGATTCTATATAAGGAAAATGCTCGTCATTCTCTTCGTAGGTGTAGCTTGAATCAAACTTTGACAGACCGTTTTATATGCTAAAGTAGTATTATTTGCAAGAAGGATGCATCACATATCTCCTCGGATATGCCTTTGTGATTTGATGAAAGAATATGTTTGAAATAATGCATTGCCGTCAAAAAATCTGCACCTTAGAAAAAGTCAAAGTAATCCCTCAAGGTTGGCATGATTGGTTGGAGTGTTGGAGAATTTGCAGCTCAAGAGTTGGAGATCACCCGTTCAAGTCCCATCAATTGTGTGCAACCCGCTCTACGTCAGGGCCGCTTGCACCAACCAAAGGCCCAGACTCAGTAGGTTCATGGGGCTTTGGGCTATTCCATGGGCTTCATGAGCTAGGATTTCTGCAACCGTGCTCCTGAGTCATAAAATGAAATAGTCAGAGTACATCTCTATGTCAGGACCTCTTGCACAAACCAAAGGCCCGGACTTAGTTGGTTCATGAGGCTTGCGAGCAATTCCATGGGCTTCATGTAGCTAGGCTTTGTGCAACTGTGCCCCTGAGTCATAAAATGAAATAGCCAAAGTACATATGCCTGATatatgaaaaagcaaaaagtaaaagcCACACACCAAACAAACTCTTATACAAATTTGTTGCTTGGAAATTGTAGCATAGGAGTATAATTTGTTCTTTGCAATTGTTGCACTTTCTTATCCTGCACGAACATTGATGAAGACAATATTTCTCTAGTGAGCATCAGACTAATGTCAGAACTGTCTTCTTGGATCACAAATCACATACTTTTTATCAAAGTTAATTGTAATGACCATGCATCATCTAGGTCAACTGAGGCCAGTATGATTGCTTTGGCTGTTTAATAAAAGCTGGTATGGTTACTGGACAATTGTGTAGGAAGTCCTGTTCTGAATTGATGCTAAATGTGTTGTTACCCTTTGTGCTTTACATGTTGTACTATGCGGAGGGAACAGTGGGCGAGAGgctaaatttttttgagaaactGTTATTCAAtaagattatatttttttttatttttatatatatttttttatttttatataattatttcttgtccctcaattggtctttcttttattttatttatttttgggttcatcgacggccgaccccaactagtttgggataaaggtgatgttgatgttgatgttgatgttgttgttgttgttattcaATAAGATTCTAGACGAGGCTAGTTACCGCGACTGCTCATTACTCATCTGTAGAAGTTAGAGCAGGTGGCTAGGAAAAATGACTAGTTTCAGTATTCAAAAGATAAAGCTAATGGAGATGTATTACACCATGTCAACCACGCAACGAGTCATAAAAATACTCTTTTCGTTAGGCATAAGAGAGAAGGTCTTCTGTTTGAGTACTTCTCCAAAAGTGGTCGGTCAGTAATAATAGAATGCCTTTCCCGTTTATTACAGAGGGAGTGGTCTGGAAGTAGTAAAAGAGACCGCGTCATTGTCAATTGAGATGATAATAGGCTTATCTAGCTGCCATAGGTTTCACTCTTAAGTTCAATTGTCTGCTGCTTCTTGCTTTACTTTCTCATTATTCCTTCACTTATGGAAGCTCTTTGAATTGGTCATGACCTCTGTGTTTGCTGTTATTTTGACCATAGTATGATGATTTTATGTATCGCTTGCAACCACACTCTTGCCTCTATAATTGTGCTTCATTTcgtctttcatttattttactcTTGAGTGATAATTGTACTGTCATACCTTTACATTTTCTAATAGATAGTGGTTTTCTCAAGTTGAGTATTTTGTTGATTTGTGCAGCAGCCACGATCTGGAATTTACCAGAGCGTCGATCAAGGAGTGTAAGTGTGGATTTTCTTTGAGTTTGATAATGCTTACATTTGCGATGTCTGTGAAAAGAGTTAATGCTTGTTTTTACAATTAACGGTTGCTatcttttatctattttcttgGAAGATTCATTGTTAATTTCTTTCCCTTATATGTCAAATTTTGGTTGCATGACAAATACTAGCGTTACATAGACCTATTCCTTCTTTGGCTCGATAGCAACTCTCTTAAAGCAAAGAATTTCTCCAATTTTCAATCTTCTATACCTGGTATGCTATTCCTGCCTATCCTGATGATCTTTAATAACAAAGGAGAATTTGAGGGATTACTAGATATTGGATTAGCAATGATAGAAATATCCAACTGGCTTTTACTGAATATAGCTACTTGTTCAGTTTTGGTACTCCGAATTTTGTGATCATCAGTTACTATGATGGAGTTTTAGGCCTTTTGGAGTGTACATTGTTAACACTTGATGTATTGGCAGATGTTCATTGTTTTTCCTCCTGCTATAAGTTTCTCGAGTTTCCATAGAAAGCCAGTTGGGCGCATCATCATTTCCAGATACATTGCGAGTTTATTATCGATAAGGGCATGAATCTTTTGTGTCTGAACCCTTCATTAAACTGTTTGATTGTCGTCAACCTGTGAGGTCTAAACAGGAACCTTTCGAATAGTTGTCACCTATTCCgtaaagaaattgaagaattttataaattattgtcgCATCTCCGGATGGATTTTACAGCAGGGGTCTATGGTGGAGTGGTAGTGAGTTTATTGCCATAAATAATGGTTCTCTCTGGGATACTATTCGGCGTGAAATTTATTTTAGAGGACCAATTTCCATATTGGAGTTGAGGTTACTTCAATTGCCATCCCAGTGCTGGGCTGCTTCAAAATTTATTGGCTTGGTCATCTTGTTTTACCTCCTACTGACATCGCATAATTTTGCAGCCGTATCTCCATCTGAACTCTTTTGTCAAGTGACAAATTTTCTTGTCTAAAATGCTTGTTTAGATAGTGGACTGTCGATGTGCTAGGAAAATTCTACTGGAAAGAAATCCCTTTCAGGTCATTACAATTCGTTACATTTCTTCTACATGGTGATCAAGTTCTTCATAACTGATGCATCAgattatgcaaaaagaaaaaaatggaaaaaatatatatagaaagGACGTACGGATATTTAAGTCTATCATTCTTCATTGATACTCAAAAGGTAAAGGGCTCATGTGCAGACGAAATGAAATAAAGATAGGGGAACAAGACTGGTATAAGCAGGTGACGATGatgtatttattatttttgcttcattttttccttttgattggCTTTCTTAGCACAGTGGCGTTTTGTATTTTGCCAAATGAACTTCAGATAAACTATGGAAAGTTTTCATTGAAGCAAGTAGTTGCAGAAGAAAAAGTAAGTAGTGTTTTTTGCCTGAAGAAAAAGTAAGTGGTTGCAAATTAAGATAAAGAACTTTAGAAATGCAGCATCTCTTCTTAAATTTTCTTGTTAGTCTTACATTGTTTCAGgtgaatatattttctttttattaggaGTTCAGCAGGTCATGTGTGGCGTGTAAGATGTGCTCAAACGCGTAGTCATCAATCTTGATTATGGTAGATACTGACATACTCTTGCATCACTGCCCtccgccattttcttttttcttggcatGATTTTGTTGGTAAAAGGTATTGTCAACTCGCATCTCAAAGTTGATGATCTAATTCTGTTTTTGGTTACACTTTGTCCTTCGGAGAGCCAGTGCTGGGAGCTTATTTGGACCCTTAGCTGGTGCAGCTCCTGTGGGGCAGTCAATGAATTCACCATCTCCAGCAGTGCGCCCGATGATGCGTGCTGCAATTAACCGTTCCAGCTCAAGGGGCCTGCTACCAGCTGAGCGGACAGCTTTTCAATCTGAAGGATCTGGAACAGTCAACATCCCATTACCCTACATTGGTGAAGTGGTGTTGGCTTTAAGTGCGGCTGTTCAGCCGGGAGATGGAGTAATAGATGGTTCAGAGGATATTAGGTCAGATGGCGAGGAATCTGCTGAGGACCTGTCAGAGTGATTGGACAGAGAAAACCAGATGAAAGGTTTGTTTCCAAACTAGTCTCATAAGTATGGTGGAGGTCGTGAAGAAGCTGCCTCGGCGAATAAATGATCTCCGTAGCTATATGCCGATACTCCACGATGCTCTAATGTCTCTGAGGAGAACATTAGTGAATTCCGATGGAACTTGCTGCTCTTGTGAAATTCCCAGTAGATCATTTCTTGCTGCCTAATCGGCATTCGGAATAGATCTCTTCCGCATTCGCTGTCGCCCAAAGCTATCCAGTTTAAGAGTGTCGATGCTTTTCGGGGACTTAAATCGTGATTTAGCTATTGGGTCGATAAACCAGGCGGCTGGTTCACTTGGTTGTTGAAGCTGCCTGGGTACTCTATGCGCTTCAGTGAGCAAAGCGGTATCAAAATTTTCCCTTGGATACTACTTGTTGGacattaatttttcttatgtttggaTTGCAATTTTCTACTCTTCACATGTTGATGTCAGTCTTTGCATTGCCTCAGCACCTGCTTGCCAGGCTTGTGGTATATATGAAATGCATGTAATACAACACGACCACATGCGAACAGAGGCTACAGAAACTTCACTTGGCTTATAGCCAAGCAGGATCTCACAACCCAAACCTCTTTATGTCCTTtttcaaatgaataaatatatgTTGGCTTCTAAAAGATATTACGGGGACGTCGTCAGCATGGAAGACTTAGACAAAGCGTGGAGAGTCTAGGaacacaaatcaaatcaaagatgcgacagaaaaaataaaaataaaaaatactagccaataaacaaaaaaaaaaaaggtaataaagAATAGAGTTACTGGAAACTTAGAAAGtcgaaataaatttaaaaagttcagaaaacGCCAAACGTCGTTGACCCCCTTTTGTAATACACGGGACGGAAGTGTTCGTGGAATTCACAAGATCGAAAGTCCTTTCCACAAATTTCACCTAATGTCATTAAGAACTAATTCGTGGAAGAAAGAACAACTTTAGAGTAGCAGAAACTGTAAAATGAAGATCGGTTTCATCTAAAAATTTACGAATTGCTTAACGAAGGTAAGGTCTGGCGTGGAGCAACGTCGATGAGGCGGCATTCTAACTGCGTAAAAACCCTACTCATAACTAAATGAAACTGCATGTCtcgaaacaattttttttttttttcattttgcggGGCGAGAGGAAGTTGGATTCGCTAATATCGGCACTTTGATatgaattttgaaatggacTGAAGATTTTACATTCCCATAACGCAAGGTAATCACTTTGTAGTTTACAAACTCTTATTTTTCACATTCCATTTCCACCTCATTTCCGACCACCATCGTCCCCATTTACAAACTCCTTGGGTATTTACGTGTCTCTTGTACAAACAAAATCTACACTGTTACCCTACATATAACTCATATCAAATTCAACAACCCAGAAAAacaaatttaggaaaaagaaGGACAAAGCAAAGAAAAGCTAACACTAATGACAATAGTAATTATACTGATTAAACTTAGATCAACCCCACCAAGTTTTTTTTCACTCTTCGCCTCCATCATCCTCACCCCCACCAAAGAGAGAGATCTTGTTCTGCAGCAGAAACAAGACCAGGACGAGAACCAATGCGACACCGACCGGCGACGGCGACCCCCCGAAATACCGCTCGAGCGGATCCGGCTCGCCATAAGGAGGATAGCCAGTGGAGAAGTGCGAGCGGCGGTTAGACGAGATGAATTGGATGGTGAGGAGGAGGACTACGGTGAGGATGAGAAGGCTGGCGGGCGAGATCAGCTCCACGACGGCGTCGAACACAGCCTGGCCTTGCTCGCCAACGACGTACGGGCCGAGGACCACCACGGCGACAACCACCACGAGGAGGAGCCCTTGCTGGGGCGGTGCACCGCCACCACCATACCTGTCTTCCATCATCTTTTCTCGTTGCGTGACTTTTGTTGAGGCTGTAGTGTTGCTTCTTGGTGTTTTTGTACGTGGGTTTGCGAGTACTTATGTCTGTTGGGCGTCACCATTTATGGGGTTTTAAATTGAGAGTTAGGTCTTAAAATATTGTGATAGCTGTACAGAGAGTAGGAGGAGGATGAACTTCTTCGAGGGAGGATTTACTTAGCCTTAATTATACTTAACATAATAATAGCTTCTATTATGAAGATAGTTCTCAACCCATCTGTCAGTCTCCACAGCTTGTTACTCTTTCACCTTTAAAATTTCTTTCTACCACACTATTTTGAGCATTAAATAAGCAGTTGAGTATTAAAAAAGAAGGGTTAATGACctcaaaaatatataattctAAGTCTTGTCTATACCAAACAGTCATTTATATCCATTTTACTATAGCTAATCCAAAGGCAACAACACGTTAAACAATTACCACTAAACAGTGTTCATACAATGATGTAGCTGAAAATAGTAAATGGTCATTCTCAGGCcacatggtcattgaagaaaaacaaagcGATTCAGTCAAAAAAGTTGAACAAATGATTTTCACGAGAGGAAGTGGTGGAAACACGGTTTAAGAAAGTGGTTTCACTACGATATTGTTGATGTTTGTGGTTTACTAAATGGTGATGACTCTACTCAATTATCCTAATATCTAGTTAaaccatttagaaaaaatttcttgAAGGACATACTTAGCTCTAGCCGTGGCATAGTCTTGGGACTATATATAAACAAAGGGTAAGGTTGCGTAAAGAAACTTCAGATGGCTTTAGTCAACAAAGCAATTGAaagagcattttcttttttttagggatTAAATGCATGTGAGGTTGGAGACCACACATCAGAATTGGAGATCTCAATACAGATTGTTCCAAGGGGATTTCCTTATTAAATACTTGATCATCCCAATAATCTTGCTTACAATAAGTAGATCTGTCTTACCTTGTTTAATCAATTTCTCATCATTTCATTTGACCCCCATGCCTGTTATCAGCAGCAACTTGTGATTAGCTTATTACCCTCTCTTCAAACTTTCAGTTGGGTGTCTAATCTGATTAGTTGGTTGACTCATTAACAACCACTGATTAGGAGTTGTAATTTGCTGGAAGATAGGAGCAGAGAGCTAGCTAGGACAGTTTAGCCTTTAGAATCCAATCGTTTGGTGAACCGAGCCTTTATTTTAATTGGAGCTGGAAGAACAATGGCCAATCACCTGCCCAATTTGCGGTCATCCCCTCAGTTGATTACTCAGGCAGTCTTCAATTGATCTTATCATACTCCCAAAGTATAGCGCTTGGTTGTTTTCTTTACCATAATCAATTTTGTAAGACGCGAGAGAGCAACTTACACAAGACAACCACCCACCCGGGTagcgccgctggttcgcgcactcttactctcgcaaaaggtcgagtgttcaaatcccAGGGACGTTGCggggtgacttaaccggtggcacgtgtgtggtggctagcacgtgttacCCCCGGGGTTTACCCCATGGCTACCGGCTATGCGGGGGTTCCCcgagtcacaaaaaaaaaaaaaaaaaaacttacacaAGACAATATACGCAGTTCAACACACCGGTTTCAAAAAGGCTAGACGACTTTTGGAGTCCGCGCGTAAAATAGGGAGGATTACCAAAAGAGTcctaaaattattataattgtgccaatttagtcttaaacttcttttttttttttaccaattgagttcgaaatcttttgcatttgtgctaattcagtaaTTTTAGCCGTAAACCGCTGACGTAAACGTCATCCATCCTACATGATGCGACTGGCATATGtaatttttaatactatttaatacttttaaaaactatatttttgcttttttattttatttttccacttCTGGCCGGTCGCCGGATCTCGACGACctactagaggaagaagggaagtgaaaaaaaaaaaaagagaaagagaaaaaaaataaaaaaaaaatattaaaaaatcatcaacatcAGCATTTTTagactaaaattgatcggatagactaaattagtacaaaagaaaaaagtttagaattcaattgataacaaaaaagatttagaactgtaTTGATACAATTATATTTGTTTAATGACCCCGATGGAACACATCGTGAGTGTGTACCAACGATGGTGACATCAATTTGCTTTTAGTCATTGGTTTTCCGATGAATAACTTATTTTGATCTGAACAAACCTCCATATTAAAAAGTTGACAATAGGCCAGCATGCGCGACAGGTCTTGTGCACCTCTGGGCATGCTATAGGGTTTGCTCTTCATT contains:
- the LOC115751743 gene encoding uncharacterized protein LOC115751743 isoform X4, with the protein product MCRSHLSECSHHLEFTGALIRDGSADLYHLEMGNVGPNEHYDPLPQGVNSIQPVGLEAPDVALLGEPIFNNSAGSLFGPLAGAAPVGQSMNSPSPAVRPMMRAAINRSSSRGLLPAERTAFQSEGSGTVNIPLPYIGEVVLALSAAVQPGDGVIDGSEDIRSDGEESAEDLSE
- the LOC115751743 gene encoding uncharacterized protein LOC115751743 isoform X5; this encodes MCRSHLSECHHLEFTGALIRDGSADLYHLEMGNVGPNEHYDPLPQGVNSIQPVGLEAPDVALLGEPIFNNSAGSLFGPLAGAAPVGQSMNSPSPAVRPMMRAAINRSSSRGLLPAERTAFQSEGSGTVNIPLPYIGEVVLALSAAVQPGDGVIDGSEDIRSDGEESAEDLSE